A window of Argopecten irradians isolate NY chromosome 14, Ai_NY, whole genome shotgun sequence contains these coding sequences:
- the LOC138307038 gene encoding uncharacterized protein: MEDVTKSKCYIRLKWALKLSMGLNVVSLLALLCLYAIRLAIVSDSPETSYLHIGVNQDKIPDDKICLPCPYFGDSIQDNDNVLYDSLFYTNGSRLCCVDDYHGIQETFIRMLDETFNNSSSHEDGSISWNPSDPYGTAFIRKL; the protein is encoded by the exons ATGGAGGATGTGACCAAGAGTAAGTGCTACATCCGCCTGAAATGGGCACTGAAGTTATCGATGGGATTGAATGTTGTATCTCTGTTAGCACTGCTGTGTTTGTACGCAATACGACTTGCCATTGTCTCTGATTCACCAGAAACTAGTTATTTACATATAGGAGTGAACCAGGATAAAATACCAGACGACAAGATCTGCCTGCCATGTCCGTATTTTGGCGATTCTATTCAGGACAATGACAACGTTTTATATGACTCTTTGTTTTACACAAATGGAAGCAGACTGTGTTGTGTAGATGACTACCATGGGATTCAGGAAACATTTATAAGG ATGTTGGATGAAACATTTAACAACTCATCTTCACATGAAG ATGGTTCAATATCGTGGAATCCAAGCGATCCGTATGGCACTGCCTTCATCAGGAAATTATAA
- the LOC138307039 gene encoding uncharacterized protein gives MDGGTKVSYSRYTIYHQIRKILKFSAIGNILLILTTLCLYFASKSGLPTNGDVSSQPGIGDTVVCTPCSVNGREAVTTLYDTFTTTYRGGGALCCLNNATDLQDNVLELTAIGDNQCFYEETASDNKLKWWSERNYAAHLYAECFTHNNHMPVLNWTTRRHRTSFIRNLTLSPGDNRKLTVPDSEGAGTYFVYSLVTFDFYKEAVIKRKQTIIHTVMKYGSMVGNCLDDRGNKLLSASLGDVQMSTRQTSYLGGIVYLKASDTLCVQAYSFDRLGKVTHIDDTLPHNNFFGMFKLKFVMNRAIPANASQYNNFATFVRNV, from the exons ATGGATGGTGGTACTAAAGTCAGTTATTCCCGCTATACAATTTACCATCAAATCAGGAAGATTTTGAAGTTCAGTGCTATAGGAAACATCCTACTGATATTAACAACACTGTGTTTATATTTCGCCTCGAAATCTGGGTTACCTACTAACGGTGACGTCAGCTCACAGCCTGGTATCGGGGATACCGTAGTGTGTACACCGTGTAGTGTTAACGGCCGGGAGGCTGTGACCACTCTATATGATACCTTCACCACTACCTACCGTGGTGGTGGTGCATTGTGTTGTCTGAACAATGCCACGGACTTACAGGACAATGTGTTAGAG TTGACTGCCATCGGAGACAATCAATGTTTCTATGAAGAAA CAGCTTCAGATAACAAACTTAAATGGTGGAGCGAACGCAATTATGCTGCCCATCTTTATGCTGAGTGTTTCACCCATAACAACCATATGC CTGTACTGAATTGGACTACACGGCGACACAGGACATCATTTATACGTAATCTGACCCTATCTCCTGGCGACAATCGGAAACTCACTGTCCCTGACTCCGAGGGAGCCGGCACCTATTTTGTCTACTCCTTGGTCACATTCGACTTCTATAAGGAAGCTGtaatcaaaagaaaacaaacgaTAATACACACCGTCATGAAATATGGGAGTATGGTAGGGAACTGTCTGGACGATAGAGGGAATAAGTTATTGTCAGCGAGTCTCGGAGATGTTCAAATGTCCACACGGCAGACTTCTTACCTCGGCGGCATTGTATATTTAAAAGCGTCTGACACTCTGTGTGTCCAGGCATATTCTTTTGATAGATTAGGAAAAGTTACCCATATCGATGACACTTTACCTCATAACAATTTCTTTGGCATGTTTAAATTAAA GTTTGTGATGAACCGGGCAATACCAGCCAATGCTAGTCAATACAATAACTTTGCGACATTCGTAAGAAATGTGTAA